The following are encoded in a window of Fretibacter rubidus genomic DNA:
- a CDS encoding DUF1993 family protein: MTATLSLYNASVPGLIRMMDNLEHILRMGQTNAEDRGIDPSVFLTARLAPDMLGLVGQVQVATSIAKACPFRLAGTTPPVYDDQDNASFDDLYALIERTRSDISSVTREQIDGREAVEFNVKMGPVERSFTGISYSSGFTIPNVYFHITTVYNILRHNGVPLGKLDFFGGPSALG; encoded by the coding sequence ATGACCGCCACCTTATCGCTTTATAACGCCTCTGTGCCCGGCCTTATCCGCATGATGGATAATCTGGAACATATATTGCGTATGGGCCAGACAAACGCCGAAGACCGCGGCATTGACCCGTCCGTATTCCTCACGGCAAGGCTGGCGCCCGATATGCTGGGCTTAGTCGGCCAAGTCCAGGTCGCAACATCCATTGCCAAAGCCTGTCCGTTTCGCTTGGCGGGGACAACGCCGCCTGTCTATGATGACCAAGACAACGCCAGCTTTGATGACCTTTACGCGCTGATTGAGCGAACACGCAGCGACATCAGCAGCGTTACGCGTGAACAGATTGATGGTCGGGAAGCGGTGGAATTTAACGTCAAAATGGGCCCCGTCGAGCGCAGCTTTACAGGGATTTCCTATAGCAGCGGCTTTACCATCCCCAATGTCTATTTCCACATCACCACGGTTTACAACATCTTGCGCCACAACGGGGTGCCCTTGGGCAAGCTCGACTTTTTCGGTGGGCCCTCTGCGCTAGGCTAA
- a CDS encoding CBS domain-containing protein has translation MSVKQLLENKSGEIFSVPKTAKLREAIAVLNAQNIGVVLITDSAGKLAGILSERDIIRRSLLQETGFRDECVEKSMTTNVLTVTSTASVDDVMEVMTNSRIRHVPVMDGDDIKGLISIGDVVKRKIADAEHEAAAMRDYITTG, from the coding sequence ATGAGCGTAAAACAACTATTGGAAAATAAAAGCGGCGAAATTTTTAGCGTGCCAAAGACCGCAAAGCTCCGCGAGGCCATTGCGGTACTCAATGCCCAAAATATTGGCGTGGTTTTAATTACCGATAGCGCGGGCAAACTGGCTGGGATTTTGTCTGAACGCGATATTATCCGCCGATCACTGCTTCAAGAAACAGGCTTTCGCGACGAATGTGTCGAAAAATCCATGACCACAAATGTTTTAACTGTGACCTCCACCGCCAGTGTTGACGATGTTATGGAAGTCATGACTAATTCCCGCATTCGCCACGTACCTGTGATGGATGGCGACGATATTAAGGGCCTCATTTCAATCGGCGATGTCGTCAAACGTAAAATCGCTGACGCCGAGCATGAAGCCGCCGCTATGCGTGATTATATTACCACCGGTTAA
- a CDS encoding MATE family efflux transporter, whose protein sequence is MAAPKNTNVLEGSITRHVLRMLGPFSIAIIALISTGIVDTIYLGRLTDPARPNLAIMALAALGFAFPLTFIGNSANIGLGAGTMSAVSRALGEDDPERAGRHGAAAIFLALFVMSILVAMMLLAAPYILPISGASGEVASMAMGYLLISMPGLIIVSVASMSNNILRAHGEAALPSAIMISAAIINIILDPFLIFGWWIFPRMEVQGAALATLIGNCFGALFGLYIVLIHRKAISFLGMTMKSMRRAWGIIGQVGLPAAGTNIIVPVATFAAVAIIGNVLTEADVAAFTVASRAELLSVGILYALSACIGAITGRNGGAGKTERVSEAFRVCYLICVIWGTFMAAILAVFAHQVAGIFTNDALLIEKIIPYFYIVPITIFGYGFVFVSAAGLNALGRPVYGLVYTIIRSLILYIGLIFIGVMTAGLTGAFVGVAAANIISGIIAITWTLRRAPMDAKKS, encoded by the coding sequence TTGGCCGCGCCCAAAAACACAAATGTCTTAGAAGGCTCCATCACCCGCCATGTTTTGCGGATGTTGGGGCCGTTTTCTATTGCCATTATTGCGCTGATTTCAACAGGTATCGTTGATACAATTTATCTTGGGCGATTAACGGACCCCGCGCGGCCTAATTTGGCCATTATGGCCTTAGCCGCCCTTGGCTTTGCCTTCCCGCTAACGTTTATCGGTAATAGCGCCAATATTGGTCTAGGGGCTGGGACGATGTCGGCGGTTTCGCGTGCGCTTGGCGAAGACGACCCTGAAAGAGCAGGGCGTCACGGCGCAGCGGCAATTTTCCTTGCGCTTTTTGTGATGAGCATACTGGTCGCTATGATGCTATTGGCGGCCCCCTATATCTTGCCAATTTCAGGGGCGAGCGGTGAGGTGGCGTCGATGGCTATGGGCTATCTCTTAATCTCTATGCCAGGGCTAATCATCGTATCTGTTGCCTCTATGAGTAATAATATCCTGCGCGCGCATGGTGAGGCGGCACTGCCCAGTGCGATTATGATTTCGGCCGCAATCATTAACATCATCTTGGATCCATTTTTGATATTTGGCTGGTGGATTTTTCCGCGTATGGAAGTCCAAGGTGCGGCTTTGGCGACCTTAATCGGTAACTGTTTTGGGGCGTTATTTGGGCTTTATATTGTCCTTATCCACCGCAAGGCGATATCGTTTTTGGGGATGACCATGAAGTCTATGCGCCGCGCTTGGGGCATTATCGGACAGGTTGGTTTGCCCGCAGCAGGCACGAATATCATTGTGCCCGTGGCGACGTTTGCCGCTGTAGCTATCATCGGTAATGTTCTGACCGAAGCTGATGTTGCGGCCTTTACGGTCGCCAGCCGTGCTGAGCTTTTATCCGTCGGTATTCTTTATGCCTTATCGGCTTGTATCGGGGCGATTACGGGCCGTAACGGCGGTGCTGGCAAGACCGAACGCGTGAGCGAAGCCTTCCGCGTCTGTTATTTGATTTGCGTGATATGGGGAACATTTATGGCGGCGATATTGGCTGTTTTTGCGCATCAGGTCGCGGGAATATTCACCAATGACGCACTGCTCATTGAAAAGATTATTCCGTATTTCTATATCGTGCCCATCACAATCTTCGGCTACGGCTTTGTGTTCGTTAGCGCGGCGGGACTAAACGCCCTTGGGCGTCCTGTTTACGGATTGGTTTACACCATCATCCGCTCCCTTATTTTATATATTGGGCTTATCTTTATCGGCGTTATGACAGCGGGATTAACGGGGGCTTTTGTCGGCGTCGCGGCAGCCAATATAATATCGGGTATCATCGCTATAACGTGGACGTTAAGGCGCGCGCCGATGGATGCGAAAAAAAGCTAG
- a CDS encoding NADP-dependent malic enzyme, translated as MAKLEVRPPKKTFITDQQALDFHSHPTPGKLALLPTKPMATQRDLSLAYSPGVAVPVEAIAANPDTVYDYTSKGNMVAVISNGTAILGLGNLGAMASKPVMEGKSVLFKRFADIDSFDIEVEEEDAEKFIECVKRFGNTFGGINLEDIGSPECFIIEQELRELLDIPVFHDDQHGTAIIATAGLINAAHLTGRKFEDMKVVLSGAGAAGLSVLGLIKSLGVKNENCLVLDSKGVVYQGRKEYMDQWKAPHAVDTPLRTLDEAMKGADVFLGLSVAGIVTQDMIMSMNKNPIIFAMANPDPEITPEEIKEVRDDAIIATGRSDYPNQVNNVLGFPYIFRGALDVRARNVNEEMKLACARALADLARQDVPEEVAAAYHGKRPKYGPEYIIPAPFDPRLISEIPPYVAQAAMDTGVARKPIEDMDEYRQSLARRQDPTASILQGISESVNQDPKTIIFAEGEEPAVIRAAQAFQQRGLGKAILIGREEPIKNNMQLLGVENPESLTILNARLFDRNAEFVEYLYGRLQRKGFLRRDAQRLVNNDRNVFSALMLHHGLADGMVTGVTRSYDVALRDVRMVLSHTKEDRTMGVSVVVNKQHTLFIADTNITELPTATDLADIAETTAEFARQFGFEPRVALLSYSTFGNPKGERMEKVRAAVKLLDEREVDFEYEGDIAADVALDPMHSLTYPFSRLSGAANVLVMPAIHSASISTKLLKSTGNSTVLGPFLTGLDKPVQICSLGATASEITQMATLAAFAPSHRRN; from the coding sequence GTGGCAAAATTAGAAGTTCGCCCCCCAAAGAAAACATTTATCACAGATCAGCAGGCGCTGGACTTTCACTCGCATCCGACACCAGGTAAATTGGCGTTACTGCCAACAAAGCCGATGGCGACGCAGCGGGATTTGTCTTTGGCTTATTCACCGGGTGTTGCGGTGCCCGTAGAGGCGATCGCGGCTAATCCAGACACAGTTTACGACTATACATCCAAAGGGAATATGGTCGCTGTCATTTCAAACGGCACCGCCATTCTTGGTTTGGGTAATTTAGGGGCTATGGCGTCAAAACCCGTGATGGAAGGAAAGTCCGTCCTGTTCAAACGTTTTGCCGATATCGACAGTTTTGATATTGAGGTCGAAGAAGAAGACGCCGAAAAATTCATCGAATGTGTCAAACGCTTTGGCAATACATTTGGCGGCATTAACCTCGAGGATATTGGTTCGCCAGAGTGCTTTATTATCGAGCAGGAATTGCGTGAGCTTCTGGATATTCCTGTTTTTCACGATGACCAACATGGCACAGCGATTATTGCGACGGCTGGCCTTATCAATGCGGCCCATCTGACAGGCCGTAAATTTGAAGATATGAAAGTCGTCTTATCTGGCGCGGGGGCCGCTGGTCTGTCTGTGTTGGGACTTATTAAAAGCCTAGGTGTGAAGAACGAAAACTGTCTTGTACTGGATAGTAAAGGCGTCGTGTATCAAGGCCGCAAAGAATATATGGACCAATGGAAAGCGCCGCATGCAGTGGATACACCGCTTCGCACTTTGGACGAAGCGATGAAGGGGGCGGATGTGTTTCTCGGCCTATCCGTTGCGGGTATCGTGACGCAAGACATGATAATGTCGATGAACAAAAATCCTATCATCTTTGCAATGGCAAACCCCGATCCAGAGATCACACCTGAAGAGATTAAAGAGGTGCGTGATGACGCCATTATCGCCACAGGTCGCTCGGATTATCCCAATCAAGTCAACAATGTGCTCGGTTTTCCTTATATCTTCCGCGGCGCTTTGGATGTGCGGGCGCGCAATGTTAACGAGGAAATGAAGCTTGCTTGTGCGCGCGCTTTGGCTGATTTGGCGCGTCAAGATGTACCCGAAGAAGTGGCCGCCGCCTATCACGGAAAACGCCCGAAATACGGCCCAGAATATATCATTCCAGCGCCCTTTGATCCGCGCTTGATTTCTGAAATTCCGCCTTATGTTGCGCAAGCGGCGATGGATACAGGCGTGGCTCGTAAACCCATTGAAGATATGGACGAATACCGGCAGTCACTCGCCCGTCGTCAAGATCCTACGGCGTCAATCCTGCAAGGCATTTCTGAATCGGTCAACCAAGATCCCAAGACCATTATTTTTGCCGAGGGCGAAGAGCCAGCCGTAATTCGCGCGGCCCAAGCCTTCCAGCAACGCGGTCTGGGTAAAGCCATTTTAATTGGTCGCGAAGAACCGATTAAAAACAACATGCAATTGCTGGGTGTTGAAAACCCAGAGAGCCTGACCATTTTGAACGCACGTCTCTTTGATCGTAACGCTGAATTTGTTGAATATCTGTATGGCCGTTTGCAGCGCAAAGGGTTCCTGCGCCGTGACGCGCAGCGGTTAGTCAACAATGACCGTAACGTCTTTAGCGCGCTGATGCTGCATCACGGCCTGGCGGACGGCATGGTGACGGGTGTCACCCGCAGCTATGACGTGGCCCTGCGCGATGTGCGCATGGTGCTGTCCCATACCAAAGAAGACCGCACGATGGGTGTGTCAGTTGTTGTCAATAAACAGCACACATTGTTTATCGCTGATACCAATATCACAGAGCTGCCAACGGCCACAGATTTGGCCGATATTGCCGAAACGACTGCAGAGTTCGCGCGGCAATTTGGGTTCGAGCCGCGTGTGGCGCTCTTGTCTTATTCAACATTTGGTAATCCCAAAGGTGAACGGATGGAAAAAGTTCGCGCCGCTGTGAAACTGCTCGACGAGCGCGAGGTCGATTTTGAATATGAAGGCGATATTGCCGCCGACGTTGCCCTCGACCCGATGCATAGTTTGACTTATCCATTTTCTCGACTATCTGGTGCAGCGAATGTGCTCGTCATGCCTGCCATTCACTCGGCTAGTATTTCGACTAAGTTGTTAAAATCCACAGGCAATTCGACTGTACTTGGACCGTTTCTAACAGGGCTGGACAAGCCTGTTCAGATTTGCTCGTTGGGGGCAACAGCGTCAGAAATTACGCAAATGGCAACGCTCGCAGCTTTTGCGCCGTCCCATCGTCGTAACTAG
- a CDS encoding P-II family nitrogen regulator has product MKKIEAIIKPFKLDEVKEALQEVGLQGMTVVEAKGFGRQKGHTELYRGAEYVVDFLPKLKLELVVADDQVEAALDAIQTAAKTGKIGDGKIFVSNVEQAIRIRTGEAGDAAL; this is encoded by the coding sequence ATGAAAAAAATCGAAGCTATTATCAAACCCTTCAAACTCGATGAAGTCAAAGAGGCGTTACAAGAAGTCGGCCTTCAAGGCATGACTGTTGTTGAAGCCAAAGGTTTTGGGCGCCAAAAAGGTCATACAGAGCTTTACCGCGGTGCGGAATACGTCGTCGATTTCCTGCCTAAGTTAAAATTGGAATTGGTCGTCGCCGATGACCAAGTCGAAGCCGCGCTTGACGCCATTCAAACAGCCGCGAAAACTGGCAAAATTGGTGACGGTAAAATCTTCGTCTCCAATGTAGAGCAAGCCATTCGTATCCGCACAGGTGAAGCTGGCGACGCCGCGCTTTAA